The proteins below are encoded in one region of Ferruginibacter lapsinanis:
- a CDS encoding YdeI/OmpD-associated family protein: MELEVMSPSQSVLEKLQFNGEKNILVQGLPSTVEKQFSKLSFSKNVTPLLKSRKIDFALVFAISQKQLNDILKDVIPALQKDAKLWVAYPKVSSKIVSDLCRDCKFEFLTQHGFEGVRLVALDHVWSAMNFKKTDQIKKAVKQVDATAIRVAVEEIDFETRIVTTPADLESLFTEHRSAKEVFDKLAFSHKKEYVEWITGAKKEETRTARLHKTIEKLKNGKKNPSEK; the protein is encoded by the coding sequence ATGGAATTGGAAGTAATGTCTCCCTCACAGTCTGTATTAGAAAAATTGCAATTTAACGGTGAAAAAAATATTCTGGTACAGGGTTTACCTTCCACTGTAGAGAAACAATTTTCCAAGCTTTCATTCTCAAAAAACGTAACTCCTCTTTTAAAATCAAGAAAAATTGATTTTGCGTTGGTTTTTGCCATTAGCCAAAAGCAATTAAATGATATATTAAAAGATGTAATACCTGCTTTACAAAAAGATGCTAAACTATGGGTAGCTTATCCTAAGGTTAGTTCTAAAATAGTAAGTGATCTTTGCAGAGATTGCAAATTTGAATTTTTAACTCAGCATGGCTTTGAAGGAGTACGGTTAGTTGCTTTGGATCATGTTTGGAGTGCGATGAATTTTAAAAAAACTGATCAGATAAAAAAGGCTGTTAAACAAGTGGATGCAACAGCAATACGTGTTGCTGTTGAAGAAATTGATTTTGAAACAAGAATAGTTACTACTCCAGCTGATTTAGAGAGTCTATTTACCGAGCATAGAAGTGCTAAAGAAGTTTTCGACAAACTTGCATTTAGTCACAAAAAAGAATATGTAGAATGGATCACTGGTGCTAAAAAAGAAGAGACCAGAACTGCTCGTTTACATAAAACGATTGAAAAGCTCAAAAACGGTAAAAAAAATCCATCAGAAAAATAA
- a CDS encoding RluA family pseudouridine synthase: protein MKTEEEIEIQDSEELYEKLVLEIDKGQEPLRIDKFLMTRIEGATRNKIQQAIDNEMVLVNDKPIKSNYKVKPADKIVVFDNKNPETTDIVPENIPLNIVFEDDDIMIINKPAGMVVHPGSGNYSGTLVNGIAYYLQKQNEELTEIPLSRLGLVHRIDKNTTGLLVIAKNQHAMSHLAKQFFNHTVHRRYVALAWGNFDEDNGTITGHVGRHQRFRKLFTTYPDGEYGKDAITHYKVLERFNYVTLIECRLETGRTHQIRVHMQYIGHPLFNDDFYGGDRIVKGTVFARYKQFVDNCFALCNRQALHAKELGFIHPTTGKPVHFVSEIPEDMNAVIEKWRKYSTNKNDTE from the coding sequence ATGAAGACGGAAGAAGAAATAGAAATACAGGACAGCGAAGAGTTATACGAAAAATTAGTGCTTGAGATTGACAAGGGTCAAGAACCGCTTCGTATTGATAAGTTTTTAATGACCCGGATAGAAGGTGCTACCAGAAATAAAATTCAACAGGCTATTGACAACGAGATGGTATTGGTGAATGACAAGCCAATAAAATCAAATTATAAAGTAAAACCGGCTGATAAGATCGTAGTTTTTGATAATAAAAACCCTGAGACAACTGATATTGTCCCCGAAAATATTCCGCTCAATATTGTATTTGAAGATGATGATATCATGATCATCAATAAGCCTGCAGGTATGGTAGTTCACCCCGGAAGCGGTAATTACAGCGGCACGCTGGTGAATGGTATTGCCTATTATCTGCAAAAACAAAATGAAGAATTGACAGAAATACCTCTTTCCAGATTGGGTTTAGTGCACAGAATTGACAAAAACACTACGGGCCTATTGGTGATAGCAAAAAATCAACATGCGATGTCTCATCTTGCCAAACAATTCTTTAATCACACCGTACACAGAAGATATGTGGCATTGGCTTGGGGAAATTTTGATGAAGACAATGGCACTATAACCGGGCATGTAGGAAGACACCAGCGTTTCAGAAAATTATTTACTACTTACCCTGATGGTGAATATGGTAAAGATGCTATTACACACTACAAAGTACTGGAAAGGTTCAATTATGTAACGTTAATTGAATGCAGATTAGAAACAGGTCGTACTCACCAGATAAGAGTGCATATGCAGTATATAGGTCACCCATTGTTTAATGATGATTTTTATGGTGGTGACAGAATAGTAAAAGGAACAGTGTTTGCCAGGTATAAACAATTTGTAGATAATTGTTTTGCTTTATGCAATCGCCAGGCTTTACATGCCAAAGAATTAGGATTTATTCACCCAACAACAGGCAAACCCGTACATTTTGTAAGCGAAATTCCGGAAGACATGAATGCTGTTATAGAGAAATGGAGAAAATACAGCACCAATAAAAACGATACAGAATAA
- the lipB gene encoding lipoyl(octanoyl) transferase LipB — protein MDKQIVHYKDLGIIDYKSAWDYQEALLQANVAIKSEARNKEVSPASNFQLPTTNYLLFCEHPPVYTLGKSGNESNILINDDEMEVQGIQYFKTNRGGDITFHGLQQVVGYPIIDLEKFYTDIGRYLRELEEVIILTLADFGIKGERSQGETGVWIEPGIIGKERKICAMGVRCSRWITMHGFALNVNTDLSYFNNIIPCGIQNKQVTSLQRELGREVEYELVKRQLLSNFEKVFNVSIHSEN, from the coding sequence TTGGATAAGCAGATAGTACATTATAAAGATTTGGGAATTATTGACTATAAGTCAGCCTGGGATTATCAGGAGGCTTTATTGCAAGCGAATGTTGCAATAAAATCGGAGGCCAGAAATAAAGAAGTGTCACCCGCCTCCAACTTCCAACTTCCAACTACAAACTATCTATTGTTTTGTGAGCATCCTCCGGTATATACACTTGGTAAAAGTGGAAATGAAAGTAACATCCTTATCAATGATGATGAAATGGAAGTGCAGGGTATTCAATATTTTAAAACAAACAGGGGAGGAGATATTACGTTTCATGGGTTACAACAAGTAGTGGGGTATCCGATAATCGACCTGGAAAAATTTTATACAGATATTGGCAGGTATTTACGTGAATTGGAAGAAGTGATCATTTTGACCTTAGCAGATTTTGGTATAAAAGGAGAGAGGAGTCAGGGTGAAACTGGTGTTTGGATAGAACCGGGTATTATCGGTAAAGAAAGAAAAATTTGTGCTATGGGGGTACGCTGCAGTAGATGGATAACCATGCATGGTTTTGCGTTGAATGTAAATACGGATCTAAGCTATTTTAATAATATCATTCCCTGTGGTATTCAAAATAAACAGGTTACATCATTACAAAGAGAATTGGGTAGAGAGGTAGAGTATGAGCTGGTAAAAAGGCAACTACTTTCGAATTTTGAGAAGGTATTTAATGTAAGTATTCATTCAGAAAATTAG
- a CDS encoding 1-aminocyclopropane-1-carboxylate deaminase/D-cysteine desulfhydrase: MAAKIRQSANYLQIMLLNSENIILERLENDLFVRKQIKLSVLRLDKIHPVISGNKLFKLHYFLQEANNSTHKTIITFGGPYSNHLSATAYACKLSGLKSIGIVRGEKPQQLSHTLQQCIADGMHLHFISRELYAQKKALSFAQRLTMQFGEHILIPEGGYHPLGAKGASMIIQFLANSNATHICSAIGTATTIAGLLLGCKANQQIIGVSVLKGMTNIQEDISAIINTTSDLKQLTILNDYHFGGYAKKTPELISFMNDLYDQYQLPTDFVYTGKLMYGIIDSIKKDIFKPGSDIVCVHTGGLQGNVSLPSGTLIF, from the coding sequence GTGGCAGCGAAAATAAGACAATCAGCTAATTATTTACAAATAATGCTCTTAAACTCTGAAAATATAATACTTGAAAGACTTGAAAATGACTTATTTGTCAGAAAGCAAATAAAGCTTTCAGTATTGAGACTGGATAAGATACACCCTGTTATTTCTGGGAATAAATTATTTAAGCTACATTATTTTTTACAGGAAGCTAATAACAGCACCCATAAAACGATCATTACTTTTGGAGGCCCGTATTCCAACCACCTATCGGCAACTGCTTATGCCTGCAAACTATCAGGATTAAAATCTATAGGTATTGTTAGAGGTGAGAAGCCCCAACAACTATCGCATACATTGCAACAATGTATTGCTGATGGAATGCATCTCCATTTTATTTCCAGAGAGCTATATGCACAAAAAAAAGCATTATCATTTGCCCAACGCCTAACAATGCAATTTGGAGAACATATCCTTATTCCTGAAGGTGGCTACCACCCACTTGGCGCAAAAGGTGCTTCGATGATCATCCAATTCTTAGCCAATAGCAATGCTACTCATATCTGTTCGGCCATAGGCACTGCTACCACCATCGCAGGGTTATTACTTGGATGTAAAGCAAATCAGCAAATAATTGGAGTAAGTGTATTAAAAGGAATGACAAATATTCAAGAGGATATTTCAGCCATCATTAATACCACTTCAGATTTGAAACAGCTTACTATTTTGAATGACTATCACTTTGGTGGGTATGCAAAAAAAACACCTGAATTGATATCATTCATGAATGACCTATATGATCAATACCAATTACCTACTGACTTCGTTTATACGGGTAAATTGATGTACGGCATTATTGATTCTATCAAAAAAGATATTTTTAAACCTGGTTCAGATATTGTATGTGTCCATACCGGTGGCCTACAAGGTAATGTATCTTTGCCCTCAGGAACTTTAATTTTCTGA
- a CDS encoding nucleotidyltransferase family protein, with the protein MQPTLLILAAGMASRYGSMKQTQSFGPDGETIMDYSIYDAIRAGFGKVVFIIRKDFADDFKAIFEPKLKGKIATEYVFQEKDSFLPDVQVPADRTKPWGTGHAVLCARDVVKEPFAVINADDFYGKDSFIKAADFLKNVCSEKTYCIIGYELSKTLSEHGTVSRGVCQVDADNNLVSIKERTKIYRENDTIVFEENDEKHTVPNNSSVSMNFWGFHPSLFDTTEKLFHSFVKENLENIKSEFFIPIIAEDFMHRLGGEIKVIPTSAQWFGVTYKEDAPGVKASIDKLVASGEYPASLWK; encoded by the coding sequence ATGCAACCAACACTTTTAATATTAGCCGCAGGAATGGCAAGCAGATACGGTAGTATGAAACAAACCCAATCTTTTGGTCCTGACGGCGAAACTATTATGGATTATTCGATTTACGATGCTATCCGTGCCGGTTTTGGCAAGGTAGTATTTATTATTCGTAAAGATTTTGCTGATGATTTTAAAGCCATTTTTGAACCCAAACTTAAAGGTAAAATAGCAACTGAATATGTGTTTCAGGAAAAAGATTCTTTTCTGCCGGATGTGCAGGTACCGGCAGATCGTACCAAACCATGGGGAACCGGGCATGCGGTATTGTGTGCAAGAGATGTGGTAAAAGAACCTTTTGCTGTGATCAATGCGGATGATTTTTATGGTAAAGATTCTTTTATAAAAGCGGCAGATTTTTTAAAAAATGTATGTTCAGAAAAGACCTATTGTATCATTGGATATGAATTGTCAAAAACTTTAAGTGAACACGGTACGGTAAGCAGGGGGGTATGCCAGGTGGATGCAGACAATAATCTTGTAAGTATCAAAGAAAGAACAAAGATCTATCGGGAAAATGACACTATTGTTTTTGAAGAAAATGATGAGAAACATACTGTTCCGAATAATTCAAGTGTATCAATGAATTTCTGGGGATTTCATCCGTCATTATTTGATACAACAGAAAAGTTGTTTCATTCCTTTGTTAAAGAAAATCTGGAGAATATAAAATCAGAATTTTTTATTCCGATCATTGCAGAAGACTTTATGCATCGCTTAGGTGGAGAAATAAAAGTAATACCTACTTCAGCGCAATGGTTTGGAGTTACCTACAAAGAAGATGCCCCGGGTGTAAAGGCGAGCATTGATAAATTAGTAGCTTCAGGAGAATATCCTGCTTCACTTTGGAAGTGA
- a CDS encoding S1C family serine protease, giving the protein MDEVMLLDAVERYHRGEMPQHEIVMFEELRKSNPEVDQLVVEHIYFLQELNKFGALKTLKHSLHEVETKLLDEGFIAQPKLTGTAKVLYLWGKYKRNIAVAASIAGVISIASTGVVVNYAKKYGNENYQELVSKINQTNAEVAKLKSNKQGNTTTPVKVEPKVDYRATGFLIDGKGYLVTNAHVIGKMKNIYVQNNKGEYFTAVAVYTDNTSDLAILKISDASYKAISNLPYSINKTNANLGDQFFTLGYPRNEIVYGEGYVSAKSGSDGDSTAYQLTVSANPGNSGGPVINRNGEIIGIITGKDTKADGVVYATKSKNIFKALDELKKDESLRENIKTPSNNGLRGLERGQQIKKMEEFVFMVVGN; this is encoded by the coding sequence ATGGATGAAGTAATGTTATTGGATGCGGTTGAAAGATACCACAGAGGCGAAATGCCACAGCATGAGATCGTCATGTTTGAGGAGTTGCGTAAAAGCAACCCTGAAGTTGACCAATTAGTGGTTGAGCATATCTATTTTTTGCAGGAACTGAACAAATTTGGTGCCTTGAAAACGCTTAAACATTCATTGCATGAGGTAGAAACCAAACTATTGGATGAAGGTTTTATAGCGCAACCTAAACTTACAGGTACTGCTAAAGTACTTTACCTGTGGGGTAAATACAAACGTAATATCGCTGTAGCAGCCTCTATTGCAGGGGTAATTTCAATTGCCTCTACGGGTGTAGTTGTAAATTATGCCAAAAAATATGGCAATGAAAACTACCAGGAATTAGTAAGTAAGATCAATCAGACTAATGCAGAAGTTGCAAAACTGAAATCTAATAAACAAGGTAACACCACTACTCCTGTTAAAGTTGAGCCCAAGGTTGATTATAGAGCTACAGGTTTTTTAATTGATGGCAAAGGATACTTGGTTACTAATGCCCATGTCATCGGTAAAATGAAAAACATTTACGTACAGAACAACAAAGGCGAGTATTTTACTGCTGTTGCTGTTTACACAGATAACACTTCAGATCTGGCTATTTTAAAAATAAGTGACGCCTCTTATAAAGCTATCAGCAACTTACCTTATAGTATTAATAAGACCAACGCTAATCTAGGCGATCAATTCTTTACATTAGGGTATCCTCGTAACGAGATCGTTTATGGCGAAGGGTATGTAAGTGCTAAATCCGGTAGCGATGGAGACTCTACCGCTTATCAGTTAACTGTATCAGCCAATCCTGGTAACAGTGGCGGACCGGTTATCAACCGTAATGGCGAGATCATAGGTATTATCACCGGTAAAGACACAAAAGCTGATGGTGTTGTTTACGCAACAAAATCTAAAAATATCTTCAAAGCTTTGGATGAATTAAAGAAAGATGAAAGTCTTCGTGAAAATATTAAAACTCCCTCCAATAATGGCTTAAGAGGCTTGGAAAGAGGTCAGCAAATAAAGAAAATGGAAGAGTTTGTGTTTATGGTAGTTGGTAACTAA
- a CDS encoding RNA polymerase sigma factor, producing MSTQEQENALLKGLAQNDNVAIEAIYRENYNMVQAFILNNNGSVDDARDIFQETMMVLYEKASSNTFELNCKIKTYVYSVCRRLWLKKLQQLHRYSSQIDSLEETIPVEEEVEEHEKRNNDFVLMESAMSKIGEPCKSLLDAYYLQNKNMQTIASEFGYTNADNAKTQKYKCLMRLKKIFFAQYKNGQ from the coding sequence GTGAGTACACAAGAACAAGAAAATGCCCTATTGAAAGGATTGGCACAAAATGACAATGTAGCGATAGAGGCTATATACCGTGAAAATTATAACATGGTACAGGCTTTTATCTTGAATAATAATGGATCGGTAGATGATGCCCGTGATATTTTTCAGGAAACGATGATGGTGCTGTATGAAAAAGCGAGTAGCAACACATTTGAGTTAAACTGTAAAATTAAAACGTATGTATATTCCGTATGCCGGAGATTATGGCTTAAAAAATTACAACAGCTTCATCGATATAGCTCACAAATTGACAGCCTTGAAGAGACTATACCTGTTGAAGAAGAAGTTGAAGAGCACGAAAAGAGGAACAACGACTTTGTATTAATGGAAAGTGCCATGAGCAAGATTGGCGAACCTTGCAAAAGTTTATTAGATGCCTATTACCTGCAAAATAAGAATATGCAGACCATAGCATCTGAGTTTGGCTATACCAATGCAGATAATGCTAAAACACAGAAGTATAAGTGTTTAATGAGATTGAAGAAAATATTTTTTGCTCAATATAAAAACGGTCAATAA
- a CDS encoding prephenate dehydratase: MNKKVSIQGFEGSFHQMAARNFFGKNVEVVCCSTFKELINIAENKTESDGGVMAIENSIAGSILPNYNLLQKSNLKIVGEVYLQIKQNLLVNPGVKLEDIREVHSHPMAIQQCFGFLDKYNWKLIETEDTALSAKHVHQHHSKHIAAIASKLAAELFDLEMIAPNIQTLKNNYTRFLILQREKEVLEIEGANKASINFHTDHSKGSLAKVLTCIADAGINLSKLQSFPIPGSNFKYSFHADLEFEGKDQLDKVLVALKKMTESLKIYGVYKNGK; encoded by the coding sequence ATGAATAAAAAAGTGTCTATACAGGGTTTTGAAGGTAGTTTTCACCAGATGGCGGCCCGTAACTTCTTTGGAAAGAATGTAGAAGTAGTATGTTGCTCAACTTTTAAAGAGTTGATCAATATTGCTGAAAATAAAACCGAAAGTGACGGAGGTGTTATGGCAATAGAAAATTCTATTGCAGGAAGCATTTTACCTAACTATAATCTGTTACAAAAAAGCAATCTCAAAATTGTTGGCGAGGTATACCTGCAGATAAAGCAAAATTTGTTGGTGAATCCGGGTGTTAAATTGGAGGATATCCGTGAAGTTCATTCCCATCCTATGGCAATACAACAATGCTTTGGTTTTTTAGATAAGTACAATTGGAAATTAATTGAAACGGAAGATACCGCTTTAAGTGCCAAGCATGTTCATCAGCATCATAGCAAACATATTGCTGCTATTGCAAGCAAATTGGCCGCCGAGTTATTTGATCTTGAAATGATCGCTCCTAATATTCAAACGCTTAAAAATAACTATACCCGTTTTTTGATCTTACAAAGAGAAAAAGAAGTGCTGGAAATTGAAGGCGCTAATAAAGCGTCCATTAATTTTCATACAGATCACTCTAAAGGAAGCCTGGCTAAAGTACTTACCTGTATTGCAGATGCAGGGATCAATCTTAGTAAGCTTCAATCGTTTCCCATTCCGGGCAGCAATTTCAAATATTCATTTCATGCTGATCTGGAATTTGAAGGAAAAGATCAATTGGATAAAGTATTAGTGGCTTTGAAAAAGATGACAGAAAGTTTAAAGATCTATGGTGTTTATAAAAACGGAAAATAA
- a CDS encoding pyridoxal phosphate-dependent aminotransferase: MKTAKRLDGIGEYYFSQKLREIDEMNKQGKNVISLGIGSPDLPPHPSVIKALQEEAAKPNQHGYQSYKGSPVFRNAIAKWYNKWYGVSLNPDTEILPLIGSKEGIMHICMTYINEGDLVLIPNPGYPTYRSAAKIAGGICVEYSLEKKNNWYPDFLELQQIIRVHKSMQEKMGGEGRNVLMFVNYPHMPTGQLPSKDLFEKLVQFAQRNNVILVHDNPYSFILNDKPMSLLSVEGAKEVAIELNSLSKSHNMAGWRIGMLCGAKERIDEVLRFKSNMDSGMFLPVQLAAAKALELEQDWHDEVNKVYAQRRKKVFELLNLLNCNYDEDQAGLFVWASIPLHYKDGFELSDEVLHKSNVFITPGGIFGSAGNNYIRVSLCSTEEKIEEAIKRIKN; the protein is encoded by the coding sequence ATGAAAACAGCAAAAAGATTAGACGGTATCGGCGAATACTATTTTTCTCAAAAACTGAGAGAGATAGATGAAATGAACAAACAGGGAAAGAATGTGATCAGTTTGGGCATTGGCAGTCCTGATCTGCCGCCGCATCCTTCAGTGATAAAAGCTTTGCAGGAAGAAGCGGCAAAGCCTAATCAGCATGGATATCAAAGCTATAAAGGTAGTCCGGTCTTTAGAAATGCCATTGCAAAATGGTACAATAAATGGTACGGTGTGTCATTGAATCCCGATACGGAAATATTGCCATTGATCGGTAGCAAAGAAGGTATCATGCATATTTGCATGACCTATATCAACGAAGGTGATCTGGTATTAATTCCCAATCCTGGTTATCCTACATACAGGAGTGCAGCAAAGATCGCAGGAGGTATTTGTGTTGAATATAGTTTAGAAAAAAAGAATAATTGGTATCCTGATTTTTTGGAGTTACAACAAATTATCCGTGTCCATAAAAGTATGCAAGAGAAAATGGGAGGTGAAGGACGGAATGTGTTGATGTTTGTAAACTATCCGCATATGCCAACGGGGCAATTGCCTTCAAAGGATCTGTTTGAAAAGCTGGTGCAATTTGCTCAAAGAAATAATGTTATACTTGTTCATGATAATCCATACAGTTTTATTTTGAATGATAAGCCAATGAGCTTATTGAGTGTTGAAGGAGCTAAGGAAGTAGCCATAGAATTGAACTCATTGAGTAAAAGTCATAATATGGCAGGGTGGAGAATTGGGATGCTTTGCGGGGCAAAAGAAAGAATAGATGAAGTTTTACGATTCAAAAGTAATATGGATAGTGGCATGTTTTTGCCCGTTCAACTGGCTGCAGCAAAGGCATTGGAATTAGAGCAGGATTGGCATGATGAGGTAAATAAAGTATACGCACAAAGAAGAAAGAAAGTTTTTGAATTGCTGAATTTATTGAATTGTAATTATGATGAAGATCAGGCAGGGTTATTTGTTTGGGCATCTATTCCATTGCATTATAAAGATGGGTTTGAGTTAAGTGATGAAGTATTGCACAAAAGCAATGTGTTTATTACGCCTGGAGGAATATTTGGTAGCGCAGGAAACAATTACATAAGAGTAAGTTTATGCAGCACTGAAGAAAAAATTGAAGAAGCGATAAAAAGAATTAAAAACTAA
- a CDS encoding prephenate dehydrogenase produces the protein MFNKITIVGVGLISGSFALAMKEKGFAKKIIGVSRTEASVKKALELGIIDEALPLEEAVKQSDLIYVAIPVDVTIPVIQQVMDLITDEQIVADAGSTKFALCDALKDHPMRKRFVATHPMWGTEYSGPEAAVKGAFEGRACVICEKEKSAEDAVAKMENIYKAFGMHLIYMDAAAHDTHAAYVSHISHITSFALANTVLEKEKEENTIFELAGGGFESTVRLAKSSPAMWAPIFMQNRENVLDVLNEHISQLRKFKASLEKENIEYLKELMENANKIRAIIK, from the coding sequence ATGTTCAACAAGATTACGATAGTTGGTGTTGGTTTAATAAGCGGTTCGTTTGCTTTGGCAATGAAAGAGAAAGGTTTTGCCAAGAAAATAATTGGTGTAAGCAGAACGGAGGCGTCTGTCAAAAAAGCATTGGAATTAGGTATCATCGATGAGGCATTGCCGTTAGAAGAAGCAGTTAAACAAAGTGATCTGATCTATGTGGCGATACCGGTTGATGTAACTATCCCAGTAATACAGCAGGTGATGGATTTAATAACAGATGAACAGATCGTTGCAGATGCAGGTTCAACCAAATTTGCTTTATGTGATGCATTAAAAGATCACCCGATGCGTAAACGTTTTGTAGCAACGCATCCGATGTGGGGTACCGAGTATAGCGGGCCCGAGGCAGCTGTCAAAGGCGCATTTGAAGGCAGGGCCTGTGTTATTTGTGAAAAAGAAAAAAGTGCAGAAGATGCAGTTGCCAAAATGGAAAATATTTACAAAGCATTTGGTATGCATTTAATATATATGGACGCTGCAGCACATGATACACATGCAGCATATGTGAGTCATATTTCTCATATCACATCATTTGCATTGGCAAATACGGTGTTAGAAAAAGAAAAGGAAGAGAATACCATTTTTGAATTAGCTGGTGGTGGTTTTGAAAGTACTGTGCGGTTGGCTAAAAGTAGTCCGGCTATGTGGGCGCCGATATTTATGCAAAATAGAGAGAATGTATTAGATGTTTTAAATGAACACATTTCTCAGTTAAGAAAGTTTAAGGCTAGTCTCGAAAAAGAAAATATTGAGTATCTGAAAGAGTTGATGGAGAATGCAAATAAAATAAGAGCGATCATTAAATAA
- a CDS encoding chorismate mutase has translation METQTNTMKEVMQAKWNKRPLIISGPCSAETEEQVIETATRLAKTGKVDVLRAGIWKPRTKPGLFEGIGAKGLPWLAQAKKITGLPTTVEVATAKHVEDALAFDVDMLWIGARTTVNPFSVQEVADALRGVDIPVLIKNPINPDLELWSGGIERVQKAGVKQIGMIHRGFSNYGNTEYRNAPMWHLPIEMKRRFPDMPIICDPSHICGNRTMLQETAQKSIDLDFDGFMIESHIDPDNAWSDAKQQITPERLGEIIDALVWRNETSDKAEFLNALATLREQINHLDDELITILGQRMKISDKIGEYKRANNITILQTNRWNEILQKGIQRGAKAGLSEDFITKYFDAVHLESINHQNKIMNS, from the coding sequence ATGGAAACACAAACTAACACAATGAAAGAAGTAATGCAGGCGAAATGGAATAAACGCCCTTTAATTATCAGCGGACCTTGTAGCGCCGAAACTGAAGAACAAGTGATTGAAACAGCTACAAGATTAGCTAAAACAGGTAAAGTAGATGTGCTTCGTGCAGGTATCTGGAAACCACGTACCAAACCAGGGTTATTTGAAGGTATTGGAGCAAAAGGTTTGCCATGGTTAGCACAAGCAAAAAAAATAACAGGGCTACCTACAACTGTAGAAGTAGCTACAGCTAAACACGTTGAAGATGCGTTGGCGTTTGATGTGGATATGCTTTGGATTGGTGCCCGTACAACAGTAAATCCGTTCAGCGTACAGGAAGTTGCTGATGCACTTCGTGGTGTTGATATTCCTGTATTGATCAAAAATCCTATCAATCCAGATCTTGAATTGTGGAGTGGTGGTATTGAACGTGTACAAAAAGCTGGCGTTAAACAAATTGGTATGATCCATCGTGGTTTCAGTAACTACGGAAATACAGAATACCGTAACGCACCAATGTGGCATTTGCCAATTGAAATGAAACGTCGTTTCCCGGATATGCCTATCATTTGCGATCCTTCACATATTTGCGGTAATCGCACTATGTTGCAGGAAACTGCACAAAAAAGTATCGATCTTGATTTTGACGGATTTATGATCGAAAGTCATATCGATCCCGATAATGCATGGAGCGATGCTAAACAACAAATTACTCCTGAACGTTTAGGAGAGATCATTGATGCATTGGTATGGCGTAACGAAACTTCTGATAAAGCAGAATTCTTAAATGCCTTGGCTACATTAAGAGAGCAGATCAATCACTTAGATGATGAATTGATCACCATCTTAGGTCAACGTATGAAAATTTCTGATAAGATCGGTGAATATAAAAGAGCAAATAACATTACGATCTTACAAACCAATCGTTGGAATGAAATTTTACAAAAAGGAATCCAACGTGGTGCTAAAGCTGGTTTGAGCGAAGATTTTATCACTAAATATTTTGATGCGGTGCATTTAGAAAGTATCAATCATCAGAATAAAATAATGAACTCGTAA